Below is a window of Gossypium hirsutum isolate 1008001.06 chromosome A12, Gossypium_hirsutum_v2.1, whole genome shotgun sequence DNA.
TCACCCTTCTTTTTGtctttcttttcatctttcttgtCTTTTTTGTcatctttcttctcttcttttgcAGGTCCCACTGTAACAATGTCTACTTTCCCTATTTTCGTGAGTTTTTTGGCAATGGCAACCGTGTCCATCTCCCCTATGACTGTCAACTTTTGCTCCTTCACATCTGCCGCGATTGAATCAACCCCTCTTCATCGCCCAAACACATGATGTTTCATCAAATCAATTTAGACCCAAAAAAAGGGGGTGTTTTCTTGATTATTATTACCATATATGTCGGCAACAGCCTCTATTGCTTTCTTTTTTGTCTTTTCATCGTTCATGGTCATGATTTTCAATATCGCCTTCTGCAAATTCAATGACTAAAAGCatttaaccaaaaaaagaaaTACATTTCTGATGAGAAAACTAATTCTAAAGGGAAACCAAAGTACCTGCGCCGCCATGTGAGAATACTGAACCAGGAATTCAAGGATT
It encodes the following:
- the LOC121211146 gene encoding heavy metal-associated isoprenylated plant protein 39, encoding MAAQKAILKIMTMNDEKTKKKAIEAVADIYGVDSIAADVKEQKLTVIGEMDTVAIAKKLTKIGKVDIVTVGPAKEEKKDDKKDKKDEKKDKKKGEKKK